GTAGTTCACTGCTATTGCGAGAAAACCTGCAGCCGCATAACTAAACCACGACTGATTACGCTCGAAGAACTTTCCTACGATATAGGCTACGAATATGAAGGAGATAATGTAACCAAACGTCGGGCTGATGAAACTACCGAGTCCCCCTTTAAACTGTGCGAAAATCGGAGCACCTGCTAACCCAATAAATAAATATGCAAACATAGACAAGGCCCCTAAACGGCTACCTAGTAATCCTCCAGCTAATATAGCGAAGAGTAACTGAAGCGTGACTGGCACACCGCCGATCGTCAACAGTGGTGCTATGTTCGCTCCCACTCCCATCAATGCCGCAAATAGTGCGCAAAGTACAATTTCTTTTGCTTTCATTTTTTGATCCTCCCACTTTCTATTGTTGTCTCA
This window of the Sporosarcina ureae genome carries:
- a CDS encoding biotin transporter BioY, yielding MKAKEIVLCALFAALMGVGANIAPLLTIGGVPVTLQLLFAILAGGLLGSRLGALSMFAYLFIGLAGAPIFAQFKGGLGSFISPTFGYIISFIFVAYIVGKFFERNQSWFSYAAAGFLAIAVNYIIGTNYMYFAYVYWVEAPAGFSYVLAWSWMVAYLPLDIGVTILSIILIPRLQKAIRFKPLSKRLT